Part of the Marasmius oreades isolate 03SP1 chromosome 5, whole genome shotgun sequence genome is shown below.
TGTAGTAACTTCAGCAGTGGATTACGCAATGCAGGATCCATGCGTACGTTGTCACCCGGAAGGTAACTTCCAACACCATTACGAGCGAGGCTCTCTTCGAAAAGAGCCTCTTCATCGGTGCAGCCACAGTTGAGGTACCCGGAAGGAGCGTTTCTGGGAGGATAGACACGACGCTCTCGTCGCGTATCATGCCAAGCGCAAAGAGCGTTGCCTGCTCGGTTGGCCGAACAGAATTTACGCTTTCGTGCCATAGTCCGTGCTTTCCAGGAAGATTCGAAAGATGCGCTCGACGGTGGTGTTACTCCTGCAGATCCCGGAGGAGTATAAGGTGCACGAACATGCTGAGCTTCCAACTGTCGTATACGCTCTTTGCACTGCCGTAGGGACTCCTCCAGTTGACAGTTTCTGTACTGGAGAGAAGAAACGTCTGAATGCGAGCTGTGATCAGAAGAGGTGACTTGAGATGACCGCGCGTTAGGATGCGGCGTATTGGAGAACGGCTGGTCATAGTGCTCCATGGAATTCAAAACATTCGAGTTATCATAACCTCCCACCACAGAGGGAGAAATATGATACTCAGAGCCAGGAGAGTATTGTTGGGCTTGGTTGGACATTAGTGGGGAAGGCCAATCGTAGGACGCCTGATCATGATAAGTATCAATAATTTGATATGTAGTCAAGATGTCAACAACTTACAGGCATAGGATAATTCGTGTTTGACATGCCATCTTGATGGTAAATTGGACCACTGCCATCCGAGGATCGCCTCTCCGGACCTCTAAGGTTTGTTTTTGTGGTATATGAGTATGACATTGTGGGTATAGAATGTAGTCCGCGGGCTGAGGGATACGGTCGAGGGCGATACGGGTCGGGAGAGCGCCGGTGGCAGAGGGACGACGAGGAAGTAGACAGGGAGGAGCAAGAGGGAGAGGACAAtgcaggagaaggagaggaaggaggggATATTAGAAAATGATCGTGCTGAGATTCCACTTTAATACCCGCTGAGGGGTCGGGCTCAGTCCAAAGGAGCCAATGGAAGTCAGAAGTAAACATGTTTTGGCAGTGCAGATCACCAGTGGGCACTGAAGGAATGAGTGGACAGGGTTACTGAGACTTTGGAGATTATAATGCTTGACAATAGATGGCGTCAATATGCAGTAAGCGTGCTTTGGATCAAGAGCCCACGTCGTGAAGGGAGATTGACGACCAACTTTAGAGGCTTCAACGTAGGCTATACACCCGGAAAAGATCATCACAGTGTTGTAGGCTTTGCGAATTCAATTAATGGATGATATCAACAAAGATCGGTGCGTCCTGCTGACCTAAAGAAAATGATTGATTCAACCCGCGAACGATCAAGTACATACAGTTGCCTGCTTACGGCGGCTCCAACACCGAGTTTCTCATCACGATATCGATATCTTTAGTGGGTTGAAAAGAACGGAAAGGATGCGGATGTCCGTGGCTAGTTCGTTGCTAAACATCCAACAATCAAATCTATAGGCAGTGAATTCCATTTCGAATCGTGATCTAGCGGATTATAACAACCTTTCGAAAGAGTGGCATTTTATTTCGTATACGAGGGAAGACTGGTTTGAAAGCGGATACATACTTGGGTCTGTAAGCCTAGGACGGCTAAGTCGAGGTTACCGGGACCGGTTCGGAGATGGTATGGCACCCGAGCCGAATGCTCGGAGTGCCTCAAGCAGAATAAGGGCGATGCCGACGATGTACTCATGCTCGGGAGTTCGACTACGTAGACAAGTAAGCAACTACACATTTCTTGAACGTCCTCGTGGCTATCAAAAACCAGCTCACCTCGAGTTTAGAATCGAGCACACTTGGATCAACGTACCGCGTAACTTCCCGCCAGGGCTTTCCTGTAGGAAGAGCGGCACTACATAGAAATATTAACTCTTGAGCAAGTGCAAGCGGCGCAATTGCCAGCTGGTCCTACCTTACATCCTGAGGAATCCGCACCATGCCTTTATCATCAACATCAGCCACTCGAGTAATCTCCACAGCGGGAATTCCTTGACATCTAGTTCGGGTGATAAGCAAAAACACAAACAAATGGAAAAGGGCTTCTTCATACATCCTAAAGAGCCGGGAGATGGGAAAACAGCGAATCAATGGCTTCCCTCCTTGCGACATCGCTAAATCGCACGAGTATTGCATGATTTCTGAGACGTAACATTTGGTTTCTGGTTCAGAGCGTTCAGCCATAGGCGAGGAACCTCGAGGTCCTGATAATAGTTGCAAAGCGTGACCGCTTGGACGCATCACGTGTAGATAATTAAAATTTAAAAAAACGTTCGAGCTCGCCTATCGCTCCCATCTCCCTCTTCCTTCCATCCACCCATCTTCCTAACAAAATGGTCTTCAAAGTTGCTGGTAGGCATCCCAAATCATCGGTTGTCGAAACGGCCACTAAGCAGTCGTTTTCAGATGTCTCTCTTGCCGCGTTCGGTCGCAAAGAGATCGAAATCGCTGAGGTACTGTTTCATGCTAAGCTTGGGATGTATTTGTTTTGATCTCGTATGGTCGACTTAGAATGAGATGCCTGGTCTCATGTTCCTCAGGAAGAAGGTACGAAGGACCACAAACTTCCGCGGTTGAGATAAATCGGCTGATTGACCTTTTCCTGTAGTACGCTTCAACCCTACCCTTGAAAGGTGCTCGTATCGCCGGATGTCTGCATATGTACGCGTGTGATCTGATCTGATCAAACGCGAAAGCACACTTACCCCTTCATTCAGGACTATTCAAACCGCCGTCTTGATCGAGACCCTCACTCACTTGGGAGCTGAAGTTACTTGGTCATCATGCGTATGTCTCCTTAATTTACACTAAACCATTCAAAAATATGAATACAACTCAACCCAGAATATCTTTTCCACCCAAGATCATGCTGCTGCTGCGTATGTTTCTCTCGTATGGGGCACCGCAACATGTTCTGAGTGTTTGCTTGAAGCATTGCTGCTACGGGCGTTCCCGTCTTTGCTTGGAAGGGGGAAACAGAGGACGAATATAACTGGTGTATCGAGCAGACCATTCAGGGCTTTGCTGACGGCAAACCTTTGAACATGATccttgatgatggtggtgattTGACCAATATGGTACATGAGAAATATCCTCAGCTCCTTCCTGGTACGTTTAGCTTTCATCGGAATATATGACCAGCCAAGATGATGGCATCCCTCAGGCATTCGCGGGATCTCCGAAGAAACCACCACCGGAGTTCACCACCTTTACAGGGCTTTCAAAGATGGCAAGCTAAAGGTTCCTGCCATTAACGTCAACGACTCCGtcacaaaatccaagttcgaCAACCTCTACGGATGCCGCGAATCTCTCGTCGATGGTATCAAGCGCGCTACCGATGTCATGCTTGCGGGCAAGGTTGCCGTTGTCGCTGGTTTCGGTGATGTTGGCAAGGGCGTAAGTTGCTATTAGCTTGCTCTTTAGAATGCTTCGTTCACGATGTGTTATCCAGTGTGCTGAGTCATTGAGGAGCTACGGTGCCCGTGTCTTGATCACTGAGATCGATCCTATCAACGCCCTCCAGGCTGCTATGGCTGGCTATGAGGTTGTTACGATGGAGGAAGCCGCTCCTcgttctaatgtcttcgtaACGACCACCGGAAACCGAGATATTATCACTGGTGCTCACTTCAGCGTCATGCCAGAGGACGCAATCGTCTGCAAGTGAGTCCTGTCCGTGTATCGAAGTTTAAGTTACTCAAAGCGACCCCATTAGCATCGGTCATTTCGACATTGAAATCGATGTCGCCTGGTTGAAGCAAAACGCCAAAGCCGTGACCAATATCAAACCCCAAGTTGACCGATACACCATGCCTTCCGGCAGacacatcctcctcctcgctGAGGGTCGCCTTGTCAACCTTGGGTAGGTTGAAATTTGTTACCTCGAAGGCGATTCGATACTTATTTTCTTCATCCAGTTGTGCTACTGGCCACCCTTCCTTCGTCATGTCTTGCTCCTTCACCAACCAGACCCTTGCTCAGATCGCGCTCTGGACAACACCTGAGAAATTCCCTCTCGGTGTTCACATCCTCCCCAAGGAACTCGACGAGGAAGTCGCTCGTGCTCATCTTGCCAACCTCAACGTGCATCTGACCACCCTTACCGAGACCCAGTCCAAGTATTTGGACATTCCTGCCAATGGTCCTTACAAAGCTTCCCACTACCGGTAAGAGTTCTTGAATCCTCTTTTCAAATCCCTATCTTAACTGTTTCCTTTCAACAGATACTAATCTGGTGGTTAACCACTAACGTGGTGGCGTGGCCTCAACGAGCCCTCGCCATACTGCATTGCAAGAAAAGGGATCTTCAACGGCCTTCATATCCTGGAAATAGACATGTTGATTGTTCCGGACTTATTTAACCTTCAACGGCAAGGGACACTACTGTTCCACGATCGGACAGAGTGTGAATTGGCAGGGAAAAGGGGGGAAAACATATTGTATAGGTACTTCTGTATTGTTAGTTGTCGCTATAGAAAGGCCTCAACGAGCCTCGATAATGACATTGATATTCGATATCATGGCCCGCAATTTGAAAGGCACCGCTAAAGGAACCTGATCATCGTGCATAGGCCACTGCTCCCTGGAAATATTACCTCCGGAATCCTCCTAGCGATAGATCGTTGCCATTGGACAGGATGCGGCATAAATGTGTCCGTTGACTACTGTCTCTTTCCCAGCAACCACAATGATGCCCTGCGAAGCCGATCTGGCCATCAAACCAGTGCCCTCTACTCTTCCTGATCACACTTGGCTTCAATTTGAATGGCAACCGCCCCGAAAACTGGAGCAGTGTCTGCTCTCGGGCCCATCGATCCAACTTCGGTGATAGATCCTCACGAAaacgaagagaaggaaaaggcaGCGCCATGGATAGTCAGGAAACTGGTTGGGGTGCGTAAATCTAATGTTGTTATCACATCAAGCTAACTATGCTTTGTTTTTTGAT
Proteins encoded:
- a CDS encoding uncharacterized protein (BUSCO:EOG09262LYR), which gives rise to MVFKVADVSLAAFGRKEIEIAENEMPGLMFLRKKYASTLPLKGARIAGCLHMTIQTAVLIETLTHLGAEVTWSSCNIFSTQDHAAAAIAATGVPVFAWKGETEDEYNWCIEQTIQGFADGKPLNMILDDGGDLTNMVHEKYPQLLPGIRGISEETTTGVHHLYRAFKDGKLKVPAINVNDSVTKSKFDNLYGCRESLVDGIKRATDVMLAGKVAVVAGFGDVGKGCAESLRSYGARVLITEIDPINALQAAMAGYEVVTMEEAAPRSNVFVTTTGNRDIITGAHFSVMPEDAIVCNIGHFDIEIDVAWLKQNAKAVTNIKPQVDRYTMPSGRHILLLAEGRLVNLGCATGHPSFVMSCSFTNQTLAQIALWTTPEKFPLGVHILPKELDEEVARAHLANLNVHLTTLTETQSKYLDIPANGPYKASHYRY